A single window of Streptomyces griseoviridis DNA harbors:
- a CDS encoding spore-associated protein A, whose amino-acid sequence MRPIHRTVTATALAVLALGGAVAATTPAAADTATPTATTGTAGTTGTAAHAPVAPAAVYNGVCGTGYQVIGSTPVGNSGTVFVTWNQSTGKNCAVTVRNTTGAKIRMSVRIEAVGTGTAPVEDTGLYTSYAGPVYVAARGHCVKWSGVIGSATGGDTGFCG is encoded by the coding sequence ATGCGTCCGATCCACCGCACCGTCACCGCGACCGCCCTCGCCGTCCTGGCCCTGGGCGGCGCCGTCGCCGCGACCACCCCGGCCGCGGCCGACACCGCCACCCCGACGGCAACCACCGGCACCGCCGGCACCACCGGCACCGCCGCCCACGCACCCGTCGCACCCGCCGCCGTCTACAACGGCGTCTGCGGCACCGGCTACCAGGTCATCGGCTCCACCCCGGTCGGCAACTCCGGCACGGTCTTCGTCACCTGGAACCAGTCCACGGGCAAGAACTGCGCCGTGACCGTCCGCAACACCACCGGCGCGAAGATCCGCATGTCGGTGCGGATCGAGGCGGTCGGCACCGGCACCGCGCCCGTCGAGGACACCGGCCTGTACACGTCCTACGCGGGCCCCGTGTACGTCGCCGCCCGCGGCCACTGCGTCAAGTGGTCCGGCGTCATCGGCTCGGCCACCGGCGGTGACACCGGCTTCTGCGGCTGA
- a CDS encoding DUF5667 domain-containing protein produces MIANVSAHRRANAFAQALEEQTAPGTAADQPEGPAQAPPAADRTEQGRLTALAESLGELPRPTLDPEVKVVQRAQLVAAFEAMLQGAGGEAIGAAVPEQRSPRSRGAHRASPLGKLRPRSRLTKSLAAGGLSVGVAASAFGGVAAASSDALPGDSLYGLKRGIEDFKLNYLSEGDDARGRAFLDQASNRLSEARRLMERGRGGHLDHESLGAIRRALSGVRHDATEGHRLLHEAYERDPGSLAPIQALDAFTRSHRQAWGALRDRLPVQLGDVSREVSSVFEAMDDEVAPLKSLLPKPPADGKSGGAGPSSGSASTGSSGTHRSTTPSAGGHTTENGHSSTPSRSAGSSSPNDSLLGGSTGGLLDPPKDSDSASPSASKPPLTGPDVTIPPLLPGLLPGLGIDSQDAD; encoded by the coding sequence GTGATCGCGAACGTATCGGCGCACCGGCGGGCGAACGCCTTCGCCCAAGCCCTGGAGGAGCAGACCGCCCCAGGCACGGCGGCCGATCAGCCCGAAGGACCCGCCCAGGCCCCGCCCGCAGCGGACCGGACCGAGCAGGGCCGCCTGACGGCCCTCGCGGAGAGTCTCGGCGAGCTGCCACGGCCGACGCTGGACCCCGAGGTCAAGGTCGTCCAGCGGGCCCAACTGGTGGCCGCGTTCGAGGCCATGCTCCAGGGCGCGGGCGGCGAGGCGATCGGTGCCGCGGTGCCCGAGCAGCGGTCGCCCAGGTCCCGAGGCGCACACCGGGCGAGCCCACTGGGGAAACTGCGACCCCGTTCACGGTTGACGAAGAGCCTCGCCGCCGGCGGGCTGAGCGTCGGCGTGGCGGCCAGCGCCTTCGGCGGAGTCGCCGCCGCCAGCTCGGACGCCCTGCCGGGCGACTCGCTGTACGGACTCAAGCGCGGCATCGAGGACTTCAAGCTCAACTACCTGTCCGAGGGCGACGACGCCCGCGGCCGTGCCTTCCTCGACCAGGCGTCCAACCGGCTGAGCGAGGCCCGCAGGCTGATGGAGCGCGGTCGGGGCGGCCACCTCGACCACGAGTCCCTCGGCGCGATCCGCCGCGCCCTCTCCGGAGTGCGGCACGACGCCACCGAGGGCCACCGGCTGCTCCACGAGGCGTACGAGCGCGACCCCGGCTCGCTCGCCCCCATCCAGGCCCTGGACGCGTTCACCCGCTCGCACCGCCAGGCCTGGGGCGCCCTGCGCGACCGGCTCCCGGTCCAGCTCGGCGACGTCAGCAGGGAGGTGTCGTCGGTCTTCGAGGCCATGGACGACGAGGTCGCCCCGCTCAAGTCGCTGCTCCCCAAGCCCCCGGCCGACGGCAAGAGCGGTGGCGCGGGCCCGAGTTCCGGCTCGGCGTCCACCGGCTCCTCCGGCACCCACCGCTCGACGACACCCAGCGCCGGCGGCCACACCACCGAGAACGGCCACTCCAGCACCCCCAGCAGGTCGGCCGGGTCAAGCAGCCCCAACGACAGCCTGCTCGGCGGTTCGACCGGCGGCCTGCTCGACCCGCCGAAGGACAGCGACAGCGCCTCACCGTCCGCCAGCAAACCCCCGCTGACGGGCCCTGACGTGACGATCCCGCCGCTGCTCCCCGGCCTGCTGCCCGGCCTCGGCATCGACAGCCAGGACGCCGACTAG
- a CDS encoding NAD-dependent epimerase/dehydratase family protein — protein sequence MGKVVLVTGVARRLGGRFVRRIQRDPQVDRVVAVDAVAPEHHLGGADFVQADIRQPSLARVLAESGADTVVHLDVTATALGSGSRTTVKETNVIGTMQLLGACQKSPTVKRLVVKSSTNVYGAAPRDPAVFTETTPPKSLPSGGFAKDTVEVEGYVRGFARRRPDVAVCVLRFANILGPAAETPLTSYFDLPVLPTVFGYDPRLQFVHEDDVIEVLRIASHDPARGSLNSGTFNIAGDGALLLSQCSRRLGRPTVPLLLPAVTWAGSLVRTLGVTDFSPEQIRLLTHGRVVATDQMRETLGFRPTYTTAETFADFARSRGPGLLPPQVVAGAVDRLAALPALGGDTPTHSAD from the coding sequence TTGGGCAAGGTCGTGCTCGTGACCGGAGTGGCCCGCAGACTGGGGGGCCGGTTCGTACGACGCATCCAGCGTGACCCGCAGGTGGACCGGGTGGTCGCGGTGGACGCGGTGGCGCCCGAGCACCATCTCGGCGGCGCGGACTTCGTCCAGGCCGACATCCGCCAGCCCAGCCTCGCGCGGGTCCTCGCCGAGAGCGGCGCCGACACCGTCGTCCACCTCGATGTGACCGCGACCGCGCTCGGCAGCGGCAGCCGGACCACGGTCAAGGAGACCAACGTCATCGGCACCATGCAGCTGCTCGGCGCCTGCCAGAAGTCGCCGACGGTGAAGCGGCTCGTGGTGAAGTCCAGCACCAACGTCTACGGGGCGGCGCCCCGCGACCCGGCCGTCTTCACCGAGACCACCCCGCCCAAGTCGCTGCCCAGCGGCGGCTTCGCCAAGGACACCGTCGAGGTCGAGGGCTATGTCCGCGGCTTCGCGCGACGCCGTCCCGATGTCGCGGTGTGCGTGCTGCGGTTCGCCAACATCCTCGGACCGGCCGCGGAGACCCCGCTCACCTCGTACTTCGACCTGCCGGTGCTGCCGACCGTGTTCGGCTACGACCCGCGGCTTCAGTTCGTCCACGAGGACGATGTGATCGAGGTGCTGCGGATCGCCTCGCACGACCCCGCGCGCGGCTCCCTCAACAGCGGCACCTTCAACATCGCGGGCGACGGCGCGCTGCTGCTGTCGCAGTGCTCGCGCAGGCTCGGCCGGCCCACCGTCCCGCTGCTGCTGCCCGCGGTCACCTGGGCCGGGTCGCTGGTGCGCACGCTCGGCGTGACCGACTTCTCGCCCGAGCAGATCCGGCTGCTCACCCACGGCCGGGTGGTGGCGACCGATCAGATGCGCGAGACCCTCGGCTTCCGGCCGACGTACACGACGGCGGAGACGTTCGCGGACTTCGCGCGCAGCCGGGGTCCCGGGCTGCTGCCGCCGCAGGTCGTCGCCGGGGCCGTCGACCGGCTCGCCGCGCTGCCCGCCCTGGGCGGCGACACCCCGACGCACAGCGCCGACTGA
- a CDS encoding MFS transporter has protein sequence MTDVLRRGRASLAFSFFAQGVAFALLVTRIPAIQDRYGVSDALLPVFLAAVPILAGVGSVTTEQLVKRIPPSRLLRWSQPVVLLALLGAGAGDGVAQLAVALGCFGLAVGALDASMNMLGVSLQRTYGRSIMLSFHAVYSLGGIVGASLAWVGAHWQLALWVSYLPVVAVLLPAALVGSRWYVDGKAAEPGAEGAGSESGTLVFTLLLPLCLVMTFAYIGDSTVSNWSAKYLQDVLGSSEQLATVPYNVYMVTTLLGRTIGDFGVRRFGAVVVVRAGALVAACGFAVVAVAPGAWVGMAGFTLLGLGLCVLVPQTFAAAGRLFPGASDAAIARLNIFNYVGFLIGSPLVGALGDTWSYRGAMLVPMVLVLVTLVYAHSFAPRGDRYGGGHERARAADVGRGGNGL, from the coding sequence ATGACAGATGTGCTGCGGCGCGGTAGGGCCTCTCTGGCGTTCAGCTTCTTCGCCCAGGGCGTCGCCTTCGCCCTCCTCGTGACCCGCATCCCGGCGATCCAGGACCGGTACGGGGTGTCGGACGCGCTGCTGCCGGTCTTCCTGGCCGCCGTGCCGATCCTCGCCGGCGTCGGCAGCGTCACCACCGAGCAGCTGGTGAAGCGAATACCGCCCAGCCGGCTGCTGCGCTGGTCCCAGCCCGTGGTGCTGCTGGCGCTGCTCGGCGCGGGAGCCGGCGACGGAGTGGCCCAACTGGCCGTCGCGCTCGGCTGCTTCGGGCTCGCGGTGGGAGCGCTCGACGCCTCGATGAACATGCTCGGGGTGAGTCTCCAGCGGACCTACGGCCGCAGCATCATGCTCAGCTTCCACGCCGTGTACAGCCTGGGCGGGATCGTCGGGGCGTCCCTCGCGTGGGTGGGCGCGCACTGGCAGCTGGCGCTGTGGGTGTCGTATCTGCCGGTGGTCGCCGTGCTGCTGCCGGCCGCGCTGGTCGGCAGCCGGTGGTACGTCGACGGGAAGGCGGCCGAGCCCGGCGCCGAAGGGGCCGGGAGCGAGAGCGGGACCCTCGTCTTCACGCTGCTGCTGCCGCTCTGCCTGGTCATGACCTTCGCCTACATCGGCGACTCGACCGTCTCCAACTGGAGCGCCAAGTACCTCCAGGACGTGCTGGGCAGCTCGGAGCAGCTCGCCACCGTCCCGTACAACGTGTACATGGTGACGACGCTGCTCGGGCGGACCATCGGGGACTTCGGGGTGCGGCGGTTCGGGGCCGTCGTCGTCGTACGGGCCGGGGCGCTCGTCGCGGCCTGCGGGTTCGCCGTCGTGGCGGTGGCGCCCGGCGCGTGGGTGGGGATGGCCGGGTTCACGCTGCTGGGGCTCGGGCTGTGTGTGCTGGTGCCGCAGACCTTCGCGGCGGCCGGGCGGCTGTTCCCGGGAGCGTCGGACGCCGCCATCGCGCGGCTCAACATCTTCAACTACGTGGGTTTCCTGATCGGTTCGCCGCTCGTGGGCGCGCTCGGGGACACCTGGAGCTACCGCGGGGCGATGCTGGTGCCGATGGTGTTGGTGCTGGTGACGTTGGTGTACGCCCACTCGTTCGCGCCGCGAGGGGACCGATACGGTGGCGGGCATGAGCGGGCGCGCGCGGCTGATGTGGGACGAGGCGGTAACGGGCTATGA
- a CDS encoding lysophospholipid acyltransferase family protein has product MADAKVIPFDDDRSRAGSVARPARRRGAVGRRGGTEGPQVGDVKPLSGRSRARDDVPVTHEPGEQGGSGEERPPEPSDASGREGAGGAGGLERRVAGGLAFLRRRLTGEYEVDDFGYDEELTDQVLMSLLRPVYEKYFRVEVKGIENIPADGGALIVANHSGTLPLDGLMMQVAVHDHHPADRHLRLLAADLVFMLPVANELARKLGHTLACAEDAELLLGRGELVGVMPEGFKGIGKPFGERYKLQRFGRGGFVSTALRQGVPIIPCSIVGAEEIYPMIGNAKTLARVLGFPYFPLTPTFPWLGPLGAVPLPTKWTIQFGEPIPTDTYPPEAAEDPMLMFNLTDQVREQIQHTLYKLLVQRRSVFF; this is encoded by the coding sequence ATGGCGGACGCCAAGGTGATCCCGTTCGACGACGACCGGTCGCGCGCCGGTTCGGTGGCGCGCCCGGCGCGGCGCCGGGGCGCGGTGGGCCGGCGCGGTGGCACGGAGGGCCCGCAGGTCGGGGACGTCAAGCCGCTGTCCGGGCGGAGCCGGGCGCGCGATGATGTCCCTGTGACACATGAGCCGGGTGAGCAGGGCGGTTCTGGCGAGGAACGGCCGCCGGAGCCGTCGGACGCGTCGGGCCGTGAGGGTGCCGGGGGAGCCGGTGGTCTGGAGCGGCGGGTCGCGGGCGGGCTCGCCTTTCTGCGCCGGCGGCTCACCGGGGAGTACGAGGTCGACGACTTCGGCTACGACGAGGAGTTGACCGACCAGGTCCTGATGTCCCTGCTGCGGCCGGTGTACGAGAAGTACTTCCGGGTCGAGGTGAAGGGCATCGAGAACATCCCGGCCGACGGCGGTGCGCTGATCGTCGCCAACCACTCGGGGACGCTGCCGCTCGACGGGCTGATGATGCAGGTCGCCGTCCACGACCACCACCCCGCGGACCGGCATCTGCGGCTGCTCGCCGCCGACCTGGTGTTCATGCTGCCGGTCGCCAACGAGCTGGCCCGCAAGCTCGGTCACACGCTGGCCTGCGCGGAGGACGCCGAGCTGCTGCTCGGCCGGGGCGAGTTGGTCGGGGTGATGCCGGAGGGCTTCAAGGGGATCGGCAAGCCGTTCGGGGAGCGGTACAAGCTCCAGCGGTTCGGCCGGGGCGGCTTCGTGTCGACGGCGCTGCGCCAGGGCGTACCGATCATCCCGTGCTCGATCGTGGGCGCGGAGGAGATCTATCCGATGATCGGCAACGCGAAGACGCTGGCGCGGGTGCTGGGTTTCCCGTACTTCCCGCTGACGCCGACCTTCCCGTGGCTGGGTCCGCTGGGCGCGGTGCCGCTGCCGACGAAGTGGACGATCCAGTTCGGTGAGCCGATCCCGACGGACACCTATCCGCCGGAGGCGGCCGAGGACCCGATGCTGATGTTCAACCTCACCGACCAGGTGCGCGAACAGATCCAGCACACCCTGTACAAGCTGCTGGTGCAGCGCAGATCGGTCTTCTTCTAG
- a CDS encoding 30S ribosomal protein bS22, which produces MGSVIKKRRKRMAKKKHRKLLKRTRVQRRNKK; this is translated from the coding sequence GTGGGCTCTGTTATCAAGAAGCGGCGCAAGCGGATGGCGAAGAAGAAGCACCGCAAGCTGCTCAAGCGCACGCGCGTTCAGCGTCGCAACAAGAAGTAG
- a CDS encoding ECF subfamily RNA polymerase sigma factor, BldN family: MYPHVGVDASGLATLRATVQDLLRGFVPTAYAVPALAVVTTPVGPAYALADGGAAIGRRGRATGAATARRPAADSDSARMMDLVERAQAGEADAFGRLYDQYSDTVYRYIYYRVGGKATAEDLTSETFLRALRRIGTFTWQGRDFGAWLVTIARNLVADHFKSSRFRLEVTTGEMLDANEVERSPEDSVLESLSNAALLDAVRRLNPQQQECVTLRFLQGLSVAETARVMGKNEGAIKTLQYRAVRTLARLLPDDAR, encoded by the coding sequence GTGTACCCACACGTCGGGGTTGACGCCTCGGGCCTGGCTACGCTGCGCGCAACGGTCCAAGACCTCTTGCGCGGCTTCGTCCCCACCGCGTACGCCGTCCCCGCGCTCGCCGTAGTCACCACCCCCGTCGGCCCTGCCTACGCGCTGGCCGACGGCGGCGCCGCGATCGGCAGACGGGGACGCGCGACCGGCGCCGCCACCGCACGCCGGCCGGCCGCCGACAGCGACAGTGCCCGCATGATGGATCTGGTCGAGCGCGCGCAGGCCGGCGAAGCCGACGCCTTCGGGCGCCTCTACGACCAGTACAGCGACACGGTCTACCGCTACATCTACTACCGGGTGGGCGGAAAGGCCACCGCGGAGGACCTCACCAGCGAGACGTTCCTGCGCGCCCTGCGCAGGATCGGCACCTTCACCTGGCAGGGCCGCGACTTCGGCGCCTGGCTCGTCACCATCGCCAGGAACCTGGTCGCCGACCACTTCAAGTCGAGCCGCTTCCGGCTGGAGGTGACGACCGGCGAGATGCTCGACGCCAACGAGGTCGAGCGCTCGCCCGAGGACTCCGTCCTCGAATCCCTGTCGAACGCCGCGCTGCTCGACGCCGTCCGCCGGCTCAACCCGCAGCAGCAGGAGTGCGTGACACTCCGCTTCCTCCAGGGGCTCTCGGTCGCCGAGACCGCCCGGGTGATGGGCAAGAACGAGGGTGCGATCAAGACCCTCCAGTACCGGGCCGTGCGCACCCTCGCACGGCTCCTGCCGGACGACGCCCGCTGA
- a CDS encoding redox-sensing transcriptional repressor Rex: MATGRTHRPATRSRGIPEATVARLPLYLRALTALSERSVPTVSSEELAAAAGVNSAKLRKDFSYLGSYGTRGVGYDVEYLVYQISRELGLTQDWPVVIVGIGNLGAALANYGGFASRGFRVAALIDADPAMAGKPVAGIPVQHTDELERIIEDNGVSIGVIATPAGAAQQVCDRLVAAGVTSILNFAPTVLTVPDGVDVRKVDLSIELQILAFHEQRKAGEESASAAAAAADGAVPAAAARRTPPAEQGPDGDVPAVMPA, translated from the coding sequence GTGGCAACTGGCCGAACTCACCGACCGGCGACCCGCAGCCGAGGGATTCCCGAGGCCACCGTCGCCAGGCTTCCGCTGTACCTCCGAGCCCTCACCGCACTGTCGGAGCGCTCGGTGCCCACGGTCTCCTCGGAGGAGCTCGCGGCCGCGGCGGGGGTCAACTCCGCCAAGCTGCGCAAGGACTTCTCGTACCTGGGCTCCTACGGAACGCGCGGTGTGGGCTACGACGTCGAGTATCTCGTCTACCAGATCTCCCGCGAACTCGGTCTGACCCAGGACTGGCCGGTTGTGATCGTCGGTATCGGCAACCTCGGTGCCGCGCTGGCCAACTACGGCGGCTTCGCGTCCCGTGGTTTCCGGGTCGCGGCGCTGATAGACGCCGACCCGGCAATGGCCGGAAAACCCGTCGCCGGCATCCCCGTCCAGCACACGGACGAGCTGGAGCGGATCATCGAGGACAACGGCGTCTCCATCGGCGTCATCGCGACGCCCGCCGGGGCCGCCCAGCAGGTCTGCGACCGGCTCGTGGCCGCCGGGGTCACCTCCATCCTGAACTTCGCGCCGACCGTCCTGACCGTCCCCGACGGCGTGGACGTGCGCAAGGTCGACCTCTCCATCGAGCTGCAGATCCTCGCCTTCCACGAGCAGCGCAAGGCCGGCGAGGAGAGCGCCTCGGCGGCCGCGGCCGCGGCCGACGGCGCCGTCCCGGCCGCCGCCGCCCGCCGGACGCCGCCCGCCGAGCAGGGACCCGACGGGGACGTGCCCGCCGTGATGCCGGCATGA
- a CDS encoding HAD family hydrolase, whose product MAALGWLTPRRRSATARSVLAGEASAEAARRSSQDALDTLDGADALDALDAKKAKDARSAKSAKSPKSPKSSKDTAGEAGQPQFPVLGDDKAAAFFDLDNTVMQGAALFHFGRGLYKRKFFETRDLARFAWQQAWFRLAGVEDPEHMQDARDSALSIVKGHRVAELQSIGEEIYDEYMAERIWPGTRALAQAHLDAGQRVWLVTAAPVEIAQVIARRLGLTGALGTVAESFDGVYTGKLVGEPLHGPAKAEAVRALASAEGLDLDRCAAYSDSHNDIPMLSLVGHPYAINPDAKLRKHARRLDWRLRDYRTGRKAAKVGIPAAAGVGAVAGGTAAAIALHRRRR is encoded by the coding sequence ATGGCCGCTCTCGGATGGCTCACTCCCCGTAGGCGCTCCGCCACGGCGCGGAGCGTGTTGGCAGGCGAGGCCTCGGCGGAGGCCGCCCGCAGGTCGTCGCAGGACGCGCTCGACACGCTCGACGGGGCCGACGCACTCGACGCGCTCGACGCCAAGAAGGCCAAGGACGCCAGATCCGCCAAGTCCGCCAAGTCTCCGAAGTCCCCCAAGTCCTCCAAGGACACCGCGGGCGAGGCCGGGCAGCCGCAGTTCCCGGTGCTCGGCGACGACAAGGCCGCCGCCTTCTTCGACCTCGACAACACCGTGATGCAGGGCGCCGCCCTGTTCCACTTCGGCCGCGGCCTGTACAAGCGGAAGTTCTTCGAGACCCGCGACCTGGCCAGGTTCGCCTGGCAGCAGGCCTGGTTCCGGCTGGCCGGCGTCGAGGACCCCGAGCACATGCAGGACGCCCGCGACTCCGCGCTGTCGATCGTCAAGGGCCACCGGGTCGCAGAACTGCAGTCGATCGGCGAGGAGATCTACGACGAGTACATGGCGGAGCGGATCTGGCCGGGCACCCGCGCCCTCGCCCAGGCCCACCTCGACGCCGGCCAGCGGGTCTGGCTGGTGACGGCGGCTCCGGTGGAGATCGCCCAGGTGATCGCCCGCCGCCTCGGCCTGACCGGCGCCCTCGGCACCGTCGCCGAGTCCTTCGACGGCGTCTACACCGGCAAGCTGGTCGGCGAGCCGCTGCACGGACCCGCCAAGGCGGAGGCGGTGCGCGCGCTGGCCTCGGCGGAGGGCCTCGACCTGGACCGGTGCGCCGCCTACAGCGACTCGCACAACGACATCCCGATGCTCTCGCTGGTCGGCCACCCCTACGCGATCAACCCGGACGCCAAGCTGCGCAAGCACGCCAGGCGGCTGGACTGGCGGCTGCGCGACTACCGCACGGGACGCAAGGCCGCGAAGGTCGGCATCCCGGCCGCGGCCGGTGTCGGCGCGGTGGCGGGCGGCACGGCCGCGGCCATCGCGCTGCACCGACGCCGCCGCTGA
- a CDS encoding glutaredoxin family protein, producing MDRMSPLFRRKTDPRDRIVTLIRKPGCHLCDDAQSVVEKVCADLGVRWEGKDITEDPRLHDQYWEQIPVVLVDGAQHTFWRVDEGRLRKALTD from the coding sequence ATGGACCGCATGAGTCCTCTCTTCCGGCGCAAGACCGATCCGCGTGACCGGATCGTCACCCTCATCCGCAAACCGGGCTGCCATCTGTGTGATGACGCACAGTCGGTGGTCGAGAAGGTCTGCGCCGACCTCGGCGTCCGCTGGGAGGGCAAGGACATCACCGAGGACCCCCGGCTGCACGACCAGTACTGGGAGCAGATCCCGGTGGTGCTGGTCGACGGGGCGCAGCACACGTTCTGGCGGGTGGACGAGGGAAGGCTGCGCAAGGCACTGACCGACTAG
- a CDS encoding phosphatase — MVSTGALRAHLLAARLAGPVAASRAESLRGYRLFAARDPRVLLGLDPEWTWRLRDLTGLMARKCGVSADPRQVSGHDVIDPELTLAGLDAFADRLAAVAQRGGPVLLGTGHPHRLLAFYAALADALSSAGCAVLTPAQGLSVDITTRFGLRTHNLDYVRGVALMREPGPVRPGRTTGAHTHSPLPVRTVLAAAADAGGPLPELVIGDHGWVCGAGQLGFEAIGLGDPGDPALFVGEAEGSVSVAVPLDDAARPGHYLPLTRYVLNRACLSQ, encoded by the coding sequence GTGGTGAGCACCGGCGCCCTGCGCGCCCATCTCCTGGCCGCGCGGCTGGCCGGACCCGTGGCGGCGTCGCGGGCGGAGAGCCTGCGCGGCTATCGGCTGTTCGCCGCCCGGGACCCGCGGGTGCTGCTCGGTCTCGACCCCGAGTGGACCTGGCGGTTGCGGGACCTGACCGGTCTGATGGCGAGGAAGTGTGGAGTTTCGGCCGATCCGAGGCAGGTCTCAGGCCATGATGTGATCGACCCCGAACTGACGCTCGCCGGTCTCGACGCCTTCGCCGACCGGCTCGCGGCGGTGGCTCAGCGTGGCGGTCCCGTGCTGCTCGGCACCGGTCACCCGCACCGACTGCTCGCCTTCTACGCCGCGTTGGCGGACGCCCTGTCGTCGGCGGGATGTGCTGTCCTCACCCCCGCGCAGGGTCTCTCTGTCGACATAACGACCCGGTTCGGCCTACGTACGCACAACCTCGACTACGTACGGGGAGTCGCGTTGATGCGCGAACCCGGACCTGTGCGCCCCGGTCGCACGACCGGCGCACACACCCACTCGCCGCTCCCGGTTCGGACCGTGCTGGCGGCCGCGGCCGACGCCGGCGGGCCCCTTCCCGAGCTGGTGATCGGCGACCACGGATGGGTCTGCGGGGCAGGTCAGCTGGGGTTCGAGGCCATCGGCCTCGGTGACCCCGGCGACCCCGCGCTGTTCGTCGGCGAGGCCGAGGGCTCGGTGTCGGTCGCCGTTCCGCTTGACGACGCGGCGCGTCCGGGGCACTACCTGCCGTTGACCCGCTACGTACTCAATCGGGCATGTCTGTCACAGTAG
- a CDS encoding helix-turn-helix domain-containing protein: MAAGERPLNEVQFLTVAEVASVMRVSKMTVYRLVHSGHLPAIRVGRSFRVPEQAVHEYLRESYVGVETA, from the coding sequence ATGGCTGCTGGCGAGAGGCCTCTGAACGAGGTTCAGTTCCTTACCGTGGCGGAAGTCGCCTCGGTGATGCGAGTGTCGAAGATGACCGTGTACCGCTTGGTGCACAGCGGTCATCTGCCCGCGATCCGGGTAGGACGGTCGTTCCGAGTCCCGGAACAGGCGGTACACGAGTACCTCCGTGAGAGCTACGTGGGGGTGGAGACGGCCTGA
- a CDS encoding acetoin utilization protein AcuC: protein MSGRARLMWDEAVTGYDFGPDHPMDPVRLALTRGLVDAFGLDREVDVVAAKPAGESTLRLVHREDYIEAVKAASLDPGAADQAYGLGTVDDPAFAGMHEVSALIAGQSVGAAEAVWHGEAAHAVNFAGGLHHAMPGAASGFCVYNDAALAVARLLELGAERVAYVDVDVHHGDGVQAAFWEDPRVLTISLHETPRTLFPQTGWPEETGADAAEGGAVNVALPAGTGDAGWLRAFHALVPELIADFQPQVLVSQHGADTHFEDPLAHLAVSLDAQRAVQVACHELAHAHADGKWVALGGGGYAVVDVVPRSWTHLVAIAAGREIAPETLIPEGWRQQVYARTRQLAPGRMTDGRWPVSWAEWEAGYDPADRIDQAVLATRRAVFPLRGLLA from the coding sequence ATGAGCGGGCGCGCGCGGCTGATGTGGGACGAGGCGGTAACGGGCTATGACTTCGGTCCTGACCATCCGATGGATCCGGTGCGGCTGGCCCTGACCCGGGGGCTCGTCGACGCGTTCGGGCTGGACCGGGAGGTGGACGTCGTCGCGGCGAAACCGGCCGGGGAGTCCACCCTGCGGCTGGTGCACCGGGAGGACTACATCGAGGCCGTGAAGGCGGCCTCGCTCGATCCGGGCGCGGCCGACCAGGCGTACGGCCTCGGCACCGTCGACGATCCCGCGTTCGCCGGGATGCACGAGGTGTCGGCGTTGATCGCCGGGCAGTCGGTGGGGGCGGCGGAGGCCGTCTGGCACGGCGAGGCCGCGCACGCGGTGAACTTCGCGGGCGGGCTGCACCACGCGATGCCGGGCGCCGCCTCCGGCTTCTGCGTCTACAACGACGCGGCGCTCGCCGTCGCCCGGCTGCTCGAACTGGGGGCCGAGCGGGTCGCGTACGTCGATGTGGACGTGCACCACGGCGACGGGGTGCAGGCCGCGTTCTGGGAGGACCCGCGGGTCCTGACGATCTCCCTGCACGAGACGCCGCGCACCCTGTTCCCGCAGACCGGCTGGCCGGAGGAGACCGGCGCCGACGCGGCCGAGGGCGGCGCGGTGAACGTGGCGCTGCCGGCCGGCACCGGGGACGCGGGGTGGCTGCGGGCGTTCCACGCGCTGGTGCCGGAGCTGATCGCGGACTTCCAGCCGCAGGTCCTGGTCTCCCAGCACGGCGCCGACACCCACTTCGAGGACCCGCTCGCGCACCTCGCGGTCTCGCTGGACGCGCAGCGGGCGGTGCAGGTCGCCTGTCATGAGCTGGCGCACGCCCACGCCGACGGGAAGTGGGTCGCGCTGGGCGGCGGCGGATACGCGGTCGTGGACGTCGTCCCGCGGTCGTGGACGCATCTGGTGGCAATCGCGGCCGGGCGGGAGATCGCGCCGGAGACGCTGATCCCCGAGGGCTGGCGGCAGCAGGTGTACGCGCGTACCCGGCAGTTGGCGCCCGGACGGATGACCGACGGGCGGTGGCCGGTGTCCTGGGCGGAGTGGGAGGCCGGGTACGACCCGGCGGACCGGATCGACCAGGCGGTCCTCGCGACCCGGCGGGCCGTGTTCCCGCTGCGCGGGCTGCTGGCCTGA